A single genomic interval of Juglans regia cultivar Chandler chromosome 1, Walnut 2.0, whole genome shotgun sequence harbors:
- the LOC118348000 gene encoding VQ motif-containing protein 22-like, which produces MSHAKHFSATAPRANVTCRTLESILMISSFSPNPRPGSLSKSCFDHVEATIYRITLCSFLSFLPKAVLSFLLHIFNFLAMSETMSGPSDWLQFYHQNLPNQVTSPGHPVSGALLDNRVSDATVVSTTVTSPTTLSSLGSGSSIPDTGGHLSPEGRVSKPIRRRSRASRRTPTTLLNTDTTNFRAMVQQFTGGPTAPFASGAHAGAPNFGFGLGTHQAGHVNNPTAMMMPPGRGYHLQPQPQLYHPQSQQYLFSLGSNNAQAGDPFLQRLGSSRPRSIGVSDGFVMEGVSSSSQVPSARPPGSSDENRTNSYMF; this is translated from the coding sequence ATGAGTCATGCCAAACATTTCTCCGCCACAGCCCCACGTGCTAACGTCACGTGCCGTACCTTGGAATCTATCCTGATgatctcttccttttctccaaATCCACGGCCAGGATCTCTTTCAAAGTCATGCTTTGACCACGTTGAAGCCACCATATATAGGATAACCCTATgctcttttctttccttcttacCAAAAGCTGTTCTCTCATTTCTCCTccacatatttaattttttggccATGAGTGAAACCATGTCTGGCCCCAGTGACTGGCTCCAATTCTATCATCAAAACCTTCCTAATCAAGTGACATCTCCGGGCCACCCCGTGTCTGGTGCTCTGCTCGATAATCGAGTTTCTGATGCCACTGTTGTCTCCACCACCGTCACTTCTCCTACAACGCTGAGTTCACTCGGCTCCGGGAGTTCTATCCCAGATACCGGTGGCCACTTGAGCCCCGAGGGCCGTGTCTCGAAGCCCATACGCAGGCGGTCTAGGGCTTCTCGACGAACCCCTACTACGTTACTCAACACAGACACTACGAATTTTCGAGCCATGGTGCAACAATTCACCGGCGGTCCTACTGCGCCCTTTGCCTCGGGAGCCCACGCGGGTGCACCGAACTTTGGTTTTGGGTTAGGAACGCATCAAGCCGGCCATGTCAATAATCCTACTGCAATGATGATGCCTCCAGGTCGTGGATATCATCTACAGCCTCAACCACAGCTCTACCATCCGCAAAGCCAGCAATACTTGTTTTCATTAGGCAGCAATAACGCACAAGCCGGTGATCCTTTTCTTCAAAGGCTGGGCAGCTCAAGACCCAGAAGCATCGGGGTCTCCGATGGCTTTGTGATGGAGGGTGTTTCATCTTCCTCCCAGGTTCCTTCTGCTAGGCCCCCGGGTTCCTCCGATGAGAATAGGACCAACAGTTACATGTTTTGA